In one window of Juglans regia cultivar Chandler chromosome 3, Walnut 2.0, whole genome shotgun sequence DNA:
- the LOC108989321 gene encoding protein MIZU-KUSSEI 1, whose translation MKHQEFPLQRTTSTARSTRRILPSNHTRSSSSFQPEADEISDNLLIPKQYSPISLHRDRDQNPPTGKPQYTKKLSSLLRSLLSLLSFPPILPTCKWLSIPSQLSLNPSIGRKVTGTLFGLRRGHVSFAVQLDPRSEPLLLLELAMSTSSLVKEMSSGLVRIALECEKVSPANQPGRFRKLFQEPTWTMYCNGRKCGYAVSRACGEFDWLVLGTVQSVSVGAGVIPVVDDGKKSGGSEGEMLYMRARFERVVGSRDSEAFYMMNPDGNGGPELSIFLLRI comes from the coding sequence ATGAAACACCAAGAATTCCCCCTCCAAAGAACCACCAGCACCGCCAGAAGCACCAGAAGGATCCTCCCATCCAACCATACTCGTTCCTCGTCATCTTTCCAGCCCGAAGCCGACGAAATCTCCGACAACCTCCTGATCCCAAAGCAATACTCCCCCATCTCACTTCACCGGGACCGGGACCAAAACCCTCCCACCGGCAAACCCCAGTACACCAAAAAGCTATCCTCCCTCCTCCGCTCCCTCCTCAGCCTCCTCTCATTCCCCCCCATCCTCCCTACCTGCAAATGGCTCTCCATACCTTCTCAACTCTCCCTTAACCCTTCTATTGGCCGCAAAGTCACCGGCACCCTCTTCGGTCTTCGCCGCGGCCACGTCAGCTTCGCCGTCCAGCTCGATCCCCGCTCCGAACCCCTACTACTCCTCGAGCTCGCCATGTCAACTTCATCCTTAGTCAAAGAGATGTCCTCCGGTCTAGTTCGCATCGCGCTCGAGTGCGAAAAGGTTAGCCCAGCTAATCAACCCGGTCGGTTCAGGAAGCTGTTCCAGGAACCGACGTGGACCATGTATTGCAATGGCAGGAAGTGCGGGTACGCGGTGTCGCGCGCGTGCGGGGAGTTTGACTGGCTCGTCCTGGGTACGGTGCAGAGCGTTTCGGTCGGTGCCGGAGTGATTCCTGTGGTGGATGACGGGAAAAAAAGTGGTGGCTCGGAAGGGGAGATGCTGTATATGCGAGCGAGGTTTGAGCGAGTAGTCGGAAGTCGCGATTCCGAGGCGTTTTACATGATGAATCCGGACGGTAATGGAGGGCCTGAACTTAGTATTTTTCTTCTGAGAATATGA
- the LOC108989323 gene encoding agamous-like MADS-box protein AGL18, giving the protein MGRGKIEIRKIENLNSRQVTFSKRRTGLLKKAKELSVLCDAEVAVIIFSSTGKLYEFSSNSMEHILSRYSRSLEVDYPEHPSREHAAEQVQDDMNTLKDELGKLRLGYMRMLGKELDGLNFNELQNLEDQLSEGVLSVKDKKEEVLLEQLKKSRLQEQKAMQENEALRKQLEEKRRSVPKSVFLEFEPMERRFSQAGSKVVSTSSEENEHSDTCLHLGLSADATRRKRKAQKIEHMICNDSGSQVASE; this is encoded by the exons atgGGTAGAGGGAAAATTGAGATCAGGAAGATAGAGAATCTGAACAGCCGACAGGTTACGTTTTCGAAACGTCGAACTGGGTTGCTCAAGAAAGCCAAGGAACTCTCGGTTCTTTGTGACGCAGAGGTTGCAGTCATTATTTTCTCTAGCACAGGAAAGCTCTATGAATTTTCCAGCAACAG CATGGAACACATTCTTTCAAGATACAGCAGGAGTCTGGAAGTAGATTATCCAGAACATCCTTCGCGTGAGCATGCGGCAGAG CAGGTACAAGATGATATGAATACACTGAAGGATGAATTAGGGAAGCTGCGGTTGGGATATat GCGGATGTTGGGAAAGGAGCTGGATGGCTTAAACTTCAATGAGCTCCAGAACTTAGAGGACCAGTTGAGTGAAGGGGTATTATCGGTGAAGGACAAGAAG GAGGAAGTACTTCTAGAGCAACTTAAGAAGTCCAGATTACAG GAGCAAAAGGCCATGCAGGAGAATGAGGCCCTGCGCAAACAG CTTGAGGAAAAACGAAGAAGCGTCCCCAAGTCAGTTTTCCTTGAATTCGAGCCTATGGAGAGGAGGTTTTCCCAAGCAGGTTCAAAAGTTGTTTCTACCTCATCTGAGGAAAATGAGCATTCAGACACTTGTTTGCATTTGGG GTTGTCAGCAGATGCTACTCGTCGCAAGAGAAAAGCACAAAAGATCGAACACATGATATGCAATGACTCAGGGAGTCAAGTGGCCTCGGAGTGA